From the Bacteroidales bacterium genome, the window CCCGGATATTAAAATTCCCCCTATGTTATTTATTTCATTGCTCGAAAATGCCTTTAAACATGGTGTGAGTTATCCGATGAAATCGTATATTTATTTCGAACTGCAATTCCATGATAATTCTCTGGTTTGTAACATCAGGAATAGCAAACACAAAAAAGCTGCAAATCAGTTTGACGAATATTCGGGAATTGGACTTGAGAACATAAGGAAAAGTCTCGATCTGTTGTACGAAAAGGATTATGAATTAGTAATCTCCGACAACGAAATTGATTTCGGGGTAAACCTCACAATTCCGGTATGAACATACTTTGCATAGTTATTGATGATGAACCGCTTGCAGTAAAAAAGATTGCAGCTTATATCGGAAAAGTTCCGTTCCTGGAATTGGCGGCTGAGTGCAGAAGTGCAGCTGAGGCGATGAACGTCATGAATTCTGTTGATGTTCAGCTCCTTTTTATCGATATTAATATGCCTGAGATCAGCGGAATGGAGTTTGCAAAATCGCTGACAAACAAACCTTACATAGTATTCACTACAGCCTACAGCGAATATGCAGTGGAGGGTTTCCAGGTTGAAGCTGTCGATTATTTATTAAAACCAATCTCATTCAGCAATTTTCTGAAAGCGGTCAATAAGGTTAAAAATCGTATAGAACTCACCTCAAATAATCAGAAGGAAAGCGTAACGACCAAAGCGAATCATCTTTTTGTTAAATCCGATTATAAACTTATCCGAATTGAGCTTACCGATATAAAATACATTGAAAGCCAGCACGAGTATATCAAAATTTATCTGAACAATAGCAACCCGATAACGACTCTTTTAAGCTTGAAAAGCATAGAAGAAGTACTACCCCCGGAAAAGTTTATGCGGGTTCATCGCTCGTTTATTGTCAATCTTTCAAAGATATCAGTGATTGAACGGAACAGGATTGTTTACGATGGGAATGTATATATACCTGTAAGCAAGCAGTATAAAGAAAAATTCCTGAAGTATATTGATGGGAATTTAGGTTATTTATGATAAGGGCTTCATCAGGTATTCAAGCATCGTAATCGGCTCAATCTTTCGTGCAGCCAGGAAGGTAACTTCTCTTCAATTCCTTTTGGCATATACATTCAAATGTTTATAGCCACCTGGAACACTTTAACCCTAATCACTACCCGAATTATTTTATCTCGCACCACATCATTTTTTTTCCTTCCAGGAAAGCTTCCAGCCTGTCGCCAATTTTTACAGGACCCACACCTGCGGGGGTTCCGGTGAAAATGTAGTCGCCGGTTCGCAAGGTGATAAACTGGGAAACATAGGATATGAGAGTGTCAATAGGAAAGATCATTTCAGATGAATTACCCTTCTGCACCGTTTCACCATTCAGGGTGAGGTGGAAATTCAGGTTATTCACATCAGGAAATTCTGAAACAGGCCTGAAACTGCTTACCGGGGCGGAATAATCGAAAGCTTTGGCTTTTTCCCAGGGCAAGCCTTTTTCTTTGGCTTTCTGTTGAAGATCCCTGGCAGTAAAATCAATGCCCAGGGCAACGGCATCATAATATGTGTGAGCAAATGCCGGACTTATATGCTTCCCAACCTTGCAGATCCTGTAAACAATCTCACACTCATAATGTAGGTCGGAGGTGAATTCAGGATAATAGAACGGCCGGTTGCGGATCAGCAGGGCTGTATCAGGCTTGAGAAAAAATACCGGTTCCGTTGGGATTGCATTGCTAAGTTCCTTAGCATGTTCAGAATAATTGCGGCCTATGCAGATGATCTTCATGGCAATACATTTTTCATTTTTTGGAATAAAACCCGTAGAGAAAGAGCACGCTCTTTCTCTATTAATAATATTAACCCTTATTGAAATTCCGGAGTTTGATCGCGGTAATTAACTTTTTAGTGGATAGGAGGAATTCTCCCTTCATCATCCAATCGTAATATGAAGGTTCCATGCGGAATACTTCCTCAACGGTTTTCCCTTTATGCTTTCCAAAATTGAATACTTCCTGTCCTTTGGTGTTGAAGATGATTTGCCCTGCCAGGTCTGCATTTCGATTGTAAAAAGAGAAATCATGCAAGGCTTTGACATCATTTACAACTGGTTTTGACACTTTCCCCTCATGATCGGTATATTCAGTGTCGGTATAGCGATCGAGCTGTGCCTTCAGAATTTCATAAGTAGCCCTGGTATCGGCTTCAGCACTGTGGGCATTGATCAATTCCTTGCTGCAATAGAATTTATAGGCAGCTTTCAGTGTGCGTTGCTCCATCTTATGAAAGATATTCTGCACATCAATAAACCTACGGCTCTTCAGCTCAAACTCAATTCCGGCCCGAAGAAACTCTTCCACCAGCACAGGAATATCGAATTTAATGGAGTTGTAACCTACCAGGTCACAATTTTGAATAAATGCATTCAGGTTGCCCGCAATATCCTTGAATAGTGGCTTATCTTTCACATCCTCATCACTGATTCCATGAATGGCAGTCACTTCAGGTGGAATTGGAATACCGGGGTTGACTAAATGACGTTTGAATTCTTCATGTCCGTCAGGTGCAATCTTAAGGATGGCTATTTCAACAATACGGTCGGTGGCAATATTAACTCCGGTAGTTTCAAGGTCAAAAATTACCAGTGATCGGGAAAGGTTAAGCTCCATGAGAGGGATTAATTGATAGTTATTTAATATGATGAGAGGAATAAATTCAAAGGTACTCAGGATACCTATATTTTTTCAGGATCAGGTAAATAGTTTTCACAAAGATTTCAGCATTAAAACCTTGATGATCTCAAAAAAAATGCCGGGTAAACAAAGGTCGCTCACCCGGATTTTCCACCATAAACAAACTGAAATCTTTTAGATGTTCATATTTACATCGAAGCTTTCGAGTACCTGTTGCATTTTTTTGAGGAACTGTCCCCCGAGTGCACCGTCAACAATACGGTGATCATAGGCGAGTGACAACATACAAATATGCCTTATTGCAATTACATCACCTTCAGCCGTTTCAAGAACCCAGGGACGTTTTTTAATAGTACCGATTCCAAGGATGGCAACCTGTGGCTGATTAATAATAGGTGTACCGGTCAAACTGTCAAATGTGCCGAAATTGGTGACTGTGAATGTCCCTCCCTGTATATCGTCAGGATTCAGTTTATTCTTCCTGGAACGATCAGCGAGGTCATTGACATCCTTTACCAATCCAAGAAGGTTTTTCTGATCAGCGTTGCGAATAACAGGAACAATGAGGTTGCCATCAGGAAGTGCAGCTGCCATCCCGATATTAATATTTTTCCTTTGGATTACTTTATATCCGTCAACAGAAGCATTTACATTTGGGAATTCCTTCAGCGCTTTGGCTGCAGCCTCAATGAAGATCGGTGTATAGGTGATTTTCTGCCCTTCACGTTTCTGGAAGGTATCTTTTACCTTTTCGCGCCAACGTACAATATTGGTTACATCTACTTCGATAAAGGAGGTAACATGCGGGGAAACACCTTTCGACATCACCATATGGTCGGCGATCAACCTGCGCATACGATCCATGTCAATCACCACATCTCCGGCGGCAGACGTAATTGTTGGGGCTGTTACTTTTGGCTGGGTGGGTGCTGTTGTAGCAGGAGCCGAAACTGCCTTAGGTGCAGCAGTCCTGTTTTGCAGGTAGTTCAGGATATCTTGCTTATTGAGCCGGCCTTCTTTCCCGGAACCTGGAACTAACTCAAGTTCTGAAAGGGGTATGTTTTCCTGCTTTGCTATACTACGTACCAAAGGTGAATAAAAGCGGTCGGATTCTGCTACGACATCAGTAGCAGCAGCAGCAACAGATACTTCTGTATTCGGAGTTGCAGAAACCGGTTCTGAAGATGTTTGGATTGCTTCAGTCTTTACAGATTCATCAACGACGCCATCACCGGTTAAGTCGATGAGGGCAATAATTTTACCAACAGGTACAACATCCCCTTCATTAAAAAAGGTCTTGAGTATAGTGCCTGCAACAGGGGAGGGGATTTCTGAATCTACCTTGTCTGTAGATAATTCAGCAATTGGTTCGTCTTCAGTAACAGCATCGCCCTCCTTTTTCAACCAACGGACAATGGTTGCTTCAATGATACTTTCGCCCAATTTGGGCATAATTAATTCAAAATTTGCCATAATGCTATGTCAATCAATTTTATACAAAAACAAAAGTAGTAAAACTCACGTTTAATTTTCAGTAGGCTTACCTTAAACAAATTTCAGCTTAATTTGGTTCAAAAGCAAGTGTTTATTTTCTCCCTAATTCTCTGAACCCTTTGAAAAGGAGTTTGAATTCACCCCAAAGGCGGTAATCACGCGCATAAAGGAAATTCAATCTTCCAATGGTAACATCATCAAGTTGAATGTTTTTGAGTGCATCAGCAGGATTAAGAATTCCTTCCCGGATTCCTGGTAACTTATGATCATGACTTCCTATGGGATGGTAGCCAGTCCAGGAGCGAAAACCAGCAAAAACGCGTAGAATATTCCTGATTAAACCACCTGGATTTTTTACAATAAATGCAGTAATTGGATAGGTAATAAGAAGGGCCAGACTGGTAAATATGTCGAAAACCCTTTTATTTCTTCGATTGCTTACTTTGTTAATTGAGTTAATATCAATAACATAAAGGTCGCCGGCAGTATTGATGGAGTTACTGCCAATGATCGAAAGGCTTTCAGGAGGTGCAATTTTGAAATCGATACTAGTTCCCTGTAATTCAGACATATGATCAATAATATCCTGGGCAGGGACATCCTTTGCACAAAAGATAATTTCATCAATAGAATAGACTTTTATGATTTCCTTGATTTGTGCCAGGTTCCCGATAAAACCGTTCCTCTCAACCGGACCATTTCCTGACTTCACCAGTCCGACGAAACCCGCATTGGAAAGGGCTTTTTTAAGCAGTTCAGCCACCCGGTAGCTTTCTGTTTCTTCGCCTACAATCAGGAACCTTTTACTTTCTCCTGTATCGAACCTGTACTCCGCAATACCAATACTATGCAGAGTGAGCCGTATCGCCGACATTGAAACCATGCCCCATAATGCGCCCAGGAGAGTAAGTGTTCGTGAGAACCGGAATTGCATTGGCAGCAAGGCATATACCACAAGAATGATAATGGTTCCGGTGGCAATTCCTTGCAGGCTTTTCACGATTCTTACCGGACGGTCATATCCACCGGAAAAATAGGCAGCAAGAAGCCAGATTAATACATATGCAGGGAGCACATATTCGTAGAATGCTGATGGATAGTGACCTCCGTCAGGGTAAATGACTGTATGTTCCCAATATCCTGAAATTATAAAAATCCCAGCGAGTATGAAGGTTATGTCGAGAATAGGAAGGAAAGCCTTTTTCAGCACCCTGTGTGCCAGTGAAAGAAAGGCCCTGAAATAGATTGCCATGTTAATCAGGAAGGAGAAAAGCCTGGCATTGTTTTTTGAGAAATGTTTCCGGGCAAAGATGATCATTGCATTGTAGAACACAAATACATAATTCAGACTGCCCTTTTTTGTACTCTCTCCTTTATAATGAATGATCCGGGTTTCAGGGAAATAATAGTTCTTGTATCCTGCCTGGGTAATACGGTATGAGAGATCAATATCTTCACCATACATAAAAAACTGCTCATCCAACAACCCGATCTTGTCAATCACTGTCTTTCTGAGTAACATAAAGGCCCCCGAAAGTACATCTACCTGGTGAATCTTCTCTTTGTCAAGGTAACCAAGGTGGTACCTGCTGAATTTTGGAGAGTGCGGAAAAATCTTTGATAATCCGAATATCTTGTAAAATGCAACATCGGGTTTTGGCAAACCTCTTTTCGATTCAGGCAGGAATCGACCGGTTCCATCCACCATTTTTACCCCTAAGCCACCGGCATCGGGATGTGACTCCATAAAGGAAACGATCTTGGTGAAAGTATCGGTTTCAATAACGGTATCCGGATTGAGCAGCAGGATATATTCACCTTTAGCCAGGGTTATTGCCTGGTTATTCGCCCTGGCAAAGCCTATATTCTCTTCATTGGAAATAAGCTGAACTTCAGGGAACTTCTGCTTAACCATCTTCACCGAGCCATCCACTGATGCATTATCCACAACAAATATCTCAACCTCAAGTCCGGAACATGCTGCCTTAACTGAATGCAGACATTGCTCCAGGAAGTACCTAACGTTGTAATTGACTATAATGACACTGAGTTGCAAAACGGATGAGGGTGGATAAGGGTGGTAAGCTATAGGTTGATTTAGAGCCTGGTAGGCAAAGTTTATGTTTGTGATTTTTTGAATGGGGAATAAACGGAGAAATAAAGTACTGATCAGTTTATTCTTTTATTCAAATACTAAGGGTAAGGCTAATGGCATTTGGTTGTAATGCATGAAGAAATTTGTGTATTCTTACTCCGGGGCATTCATGCTTTTAGAGCAGATTATAATATCCTGGTAATCCAGGAACTCCTTCCTTGGGCACCATCCACCATAATGGATGGAATTCATTACCAGGCCTGATTTTTTCATTTCGTCCTTTACCCATTCTTCCTTGAAAGCAATATTAGCAGTATTTACCCTGGAAGAATGAAGCCGGTAAAACCCTTTATCAATAGGGAAATTCATATGAGTAGGTTGTTGTTTCAGTAAAGCTTCCGATTCGTCATTCAGCAGAAAGAAAGAGGCAAAACAGGTTCCACCGGGCTTCATTACCCTGGATATTTCATTGAAGTAATGACTGACTTCCGATGGCATCATATGGGTAAATACAGAAGTTAGAAATACAAAGTTGAATGATTCATCCGGGTAAGGAAATCTGAAATTATCTGCCGAAGAGCGGGTTTGGGTGTTGTATAACTGATTATAAAGGTCAATATGCAGGAATCGAAAGTTGGGATATTGAATGGAAATATTCTTATTGCACCAATCTATGCCATCCTTTACAATATCAAATCCATCATACGAACCCTGTTCATTAAGATACCGGGTCATAGGATAAGCCATTCTTCCGATTCCGCAGCCAACATCAAGTACATGATGGTCCGGTTTCAAACCACCATAAGTTTTAAAATAGTCAAGGAATTTTTGTCCTTGCCTGACATAGTCCCCATACCCGACAAAAACCTTTCCCCTGGGAGGAACACATTTTGGCCTTTTACCACTTAAAGAATCAAATAAGTCTAAAGGCATGAAAATCAGACGCCTGACCTTCAGCCTAAGTGTTGCGGGTAAGAGATAATATAATTGTCGGATCATGGAGTTTCTGTAGTTTCTTCTTCTTTATTCTGTTTTTTCTTTCCGTATTTGTCAGAAAGAAACTTAATGCCTTTTCCAGTTCCTTCGGGAAAGAAGGTTTCATAGGTCTTGCCTACCAATAACATCAGCCTCGGTCTCTGCATTCGTCAATTACCTGGGATTTGAAACTCCTGATAGCTCAACTTTTGCTCGTTGGTGCTGCAATTCCCTGAAGGGATTACCAGCATCAATGGATTGACAGCAAAATTACAATGATTTTTCTAAAGGACTAATCCCTTTGTAAAAGCTTTATTAACCGGAAAAGAACAATGGAGAGAATAATAAGCAAAGGTTCCCAGGCAAAGCGTGGTTAGTTTTGATTGGATTTTAGCATTGGAAAAACAATCACAATCAGTCTGTATGCGTACCTAGTATTTTTGATAATAATTGCTTGATTAATAAATTATTATAAGTTGCGTTTTTGTTTTTGAAGTATGGTATTTATTCCAACAGAATAGGCATATACTGCTGCAGGAACAAATGATATTTTAATATTTTCAATTTCTTTTGTGCCTTCTTTATCTATTGTTGTTACCAGGGCGGTTTGTAGTTCATTTTCTTTCAAAAATCGGATGAGCGCTTTTAAATCTCCGGGTTTCTCATAGTAATGATTACTCCACTTGATCTCAACAGCCCATTGTGGAGTGAATTTTTTCTCATCAAGCTTAACCATATCAACTTCTCCTTTTGGCCACCTTGCATAATAAGGTGTGAACCATTCTCTATGCAACCATTGTGAGTAAATGGCAGTTTCAACCATGTTTCCAATAAATGGATCCATAGATTGCATGGGAGCGAATAATGCACTCCTCAGGGATGGGTTTGTTAAATAAATCTTAAACTGTGTTGCCCTCTGGAAACGTTTAGGTTTGTTGGATATTTTATGAACAACTTTTATTAAGAATGCAGCTTCTAAGTATTCAATATATCGCTTAATAGTATTCTTTTGTACCCCGGAGTTTTTACTTAATTCTTCCAGACTTACCTCACCAGCACTATTGTAAGCGATGGCAGTAAACAAAGAATTCAATTCCTGTACATCTCTGATTCCATATAGACTAGGCAAGTCACGTAACAATACCTTATCGATGATGTCACTTCTTATGTATCGTCCAGGATTACTTTGAATTTTTTCTGAAAAAATTACTTCAGGGTAACCTCCGAAGTTTATGTAGTCAAGAAAGTACTTATTAAGTTCTGTAATATTATTGGTGCTATAAAACTTAGTTATACTTCCCTGCCAATCAATTTTACTTTCTGTTATGAGTCTGTCAAGCTTTTTAAGATGAAGGAATTCGTTAAAAGTTAATGGTGGAAGCATAAAATCTGTGAATCTTCCGGCTCCACTTTCGATACTTTTTAATTTTAATGCTGCTGCGGCTGATCCTGATACTACGAATCTAGTATTGGGAAAACTGTCAACTAATGATTTTAAGTGAATTTCCCAATCTTTTAAGTACTGAATTTCATCAAAAAAAACGTACCAACCTTTTGGATTTTCTTGTTTAGTTGCTTTCCGGCAATAAGTAAAAAGCTGCTCAAGACTTATATTGTTATAAATGGGAGTTTCAATAGATATTAATACAATTTTTAAGGGATCGAAATCCTTGTCCAACAATCCCTGGATTGTATGATATAACATTACAGTCTTCCCGACTCTTCTGGGACCCATTAAAACTATGGCTCTTCGGATCTCAGTTTCAAGGACTAAGGGCTTAAAAAGATCAAAGTAAAGCCTTCGTTGCATCGAGGTGTAGTATTCTTCAACCTGTCCTGTGATCCACCATGGATTCTCAAATCTAAGCCGATCCAATATTTGCTCTTCGGAATATGGTAATAGTGTCATTTTGATCCAAATTTTAAGTAAATATACAAAATAGAATCAATGAAATGATCTTATTTATCAAAAAATGTTCAAATAGAGTAAATGTTGGTAATCCAACTTACTTATTTTATTTGCGTATACAGGATATTTTAATGATGGAAAGTGCCGTTCGCTATAGCAGTCAAGGTACCTGCTTCAGAATATCTTCGGATACTTCACCTGATCCACATCATGCATGAGGTTATAAATGGCATCGAAAACATCTTCAGCATTCGGATTGGAGAAATAATCACCATCAGTGCCATAGGCTGCCCTGTGTGCCTGGGCTGTAACCGTTATTGGTTCAGCATCCAGGTGATAAAATCCTTTTTGCTCCTCCAGGACTTTTTGCATCATATAGGCTGTAGCACCTCCGGGAACATCCTCATCAAAAAATACAATCTTATTGGTTTTTTTGAGGGATTCTTTGATCATATGATTTATATCAAAGGGTTCCAGCGATTGAACATCAATCAACTCCACTGAAATATGGAAATCCTTCAGCTGTTCAACGGCATCCTGGGCAATTCTAACGCAGGAACCATAGGTAACCAGGGTTACATCAGTCCCTTCGGTAATAATTTCCGGGATACCGATTGGAATGCGGAAAGTACCTATGTTTTCAGGTCTTTTCTCACGCAGTCTGTAACCATTCAGTGGCTCAATAATAAGTGCAGGTTCATCAGAGAGAAGCATAGTATTGTAAAAACCTGCGGCTCTTGTCATATCCCTGGGGACGAGCACATACACCCCACGAATGGAATTGATGACCATACTCAGGGGGAACCGGAATGCCAGATTCCTTCAAGCCTGTGTCCACGGGTTGAAATGATTACAGGGGCCTTTTGTCCGCCACGGGTGCGGTATTGAAGGGTAGCAATATCATCACTGATCAGTTGTAACCCATATAAAAGGTAATCAAAATATTGAATTTCGGCTATGGGACGTAATCCCCTCATGGCTAATCCAATCCCTTGTCCAATAATGGTTGCTTCTCGAATCCCGGTATCAAAGATCCGGTTTTCTGAGTACTTCGCCTGGAGTCCTTCATAGGT encodes:
- a CDS encoding response regulator transcription factor, whose translation is MNILCIVIDDEPLAVKKIAAYIGKVPFLELAAECRSAAEAMNVMNSVDVQLLFIDINMPEISGMEFAKSLTNKPYIVFTTAYSEYAVEGFQVEAVDYLLKPISFSNFLKAVNKVKNRIELTSNNQKESVTTKANHLFVKSDYKLIRIELTDIKYIESQHEYIKIYLNNSNPITTLLSLKSIEEVLPPEKFMRVHRSFIVNLSKISVIERNRIVYDGNVYIPVSKQYKEKFLKYIDGNLGYL
- a CDS encoding fumarylacetoacetate hydrolase family protein; translated protein: MKIICIGRNYSEHAKELSNAIPTEPVFFLKPDTALLIRNRPFYYPEFTSDLHYECEIVYRICKVGKHISPAFAHTYYDAVALGIDFTARDLQQKAKEKGLPWEKAKAFDYSAPVSSFRPVSEFPDVNNLNFHLTLNGETVQKGNSSEMIFPIDTLISYVSQFITLRTGDYIFTGTPAGVGPVKIGDRLEAFLEGKKMMWCEIK
- a CDS encoding 3'-5' exonuclease, with protein sequence MELNLSRSLVIFDLETTGVNIATDRIVEIAILKIAPDGHEEFKRHLVNPGIPIPPEVTAIHGISDEDVKDKPLFKDIAGNLNAFIQNCDLVGYNSIKFDIPVLVEEFLRAGIEFELKSRRFIDVQNIFHKMEQRTLKAAYKFYCSKELINAHSAEADTRATYEILKAQLDRYTDTEYTDHEGKVSKPVVNDVKALHDFSFYNRNADLAGQIIFNTKGQEVFNFGKHKGKTVEEVFRMEPSYYDWMMKGEFLLSTKKLITAIKLRNFNKG
- a CDS encoding 2-oxo acid dehydrogenase subunit E2, encoding MANFELIMPKLGESIIEATIVRWLKKEGDAVTEDEPIAELSTDKVDSEIPSPVAGTILKTFFNEGDVVPVGKIIALIDLTGDGVVDESVKTEAIQTSSEPVSATPNTEVSVAAAATDVVAESDRFYSPLVRSIAKQENIPLSELELVPGSGKEGRLNKQDILNYLQNRTAAPKAVSAPATTAPTQPKVTAPTITSAAGDVVIDMDRMRRLIADHMVMSKGVSPHVTSFIEVDVTNIVRWREKVKDTFQKREGQKITYTPIFIEAAAKALKEFPNVNASVDGYKVIQRKNINIGMAAALPDGNLIVPVIRNADQKNLLGLVKDVNDLADRSRKNKLNPDDIQGGTFTVTNFGTFDSLTGTPIINQPQVAILGIGTIKKRPWVLETAEGDVIAIRHICMLSLAYDHRIVDGALGGQFLKKMQQVLESFDVNMNI
- a CDS encoding glycosyltransferase, with the protein product MQLSVIIVNYNVRYFLEQCLHSVKAACSGLEVEIFVVDNASVDGSVKMVKQKFPEVQLISNEENIGFARANNQAITLAKGEYILLLNPDTVIETDTFTKIVSFMESHPDAGGLGVKMVDGTGRFLPESKRGLPKPDVAFYKIFGLSKIFPHSPKFSRYHLGYLDKEKIHQVDVLSGAFMLLRKTVIDKIGLLDEQFFMYGEDIDLSYRITQAGYKNYYFPETRIIHYKGESTKKGSLNYVFVFYNAMIIFARKHFSKNNARLFSFLINMAIYFRAFLSLAHRVLKKAFLPILDITFILAGIFIISGYWEHTVIYPDGGHYPSAFYEYVLPAYVLIWLLAAYFSGGYDRPVRIVKSLQGIATGTIIILVVYALLPMQFRFSRTLTLLGALWGMVSMSAIRLTLHSIGIAEYRFDTGESKRFLIVGEETESYRVAELLKKALSNAGFVGLVKSGNGPVERNGFIGNLAQIKEIIKVYSIDEIIFCAKDVPAQDIIDHMSELQGTSIDFKIAPPESLSIIGSNSINTAGDLYVIDINSINKVSNRRNKRVFDIFTSLALLITYPITAFIVKNPGGLIRNILRVFAGFRSWTGYHPIGSHDHKLPGIREGILNPADALKNIQLDDVTIGRLNFLYARDYRLWGEFKLLFKGFRELGRK
- a CDS encoding class I SAM-dependent methyltransferase, giving the protein MPLDLFDSLSGKRPKCVPPRGKVFVGYGDYVRQGQKFLDYFKTYGGLKPDHHVLDVGCGIGRMAYPMTRYLNEQGSYDGFDIVKDGIDWCNKNISIQYPNFRFLHIDLYNQLYNTQTRSSADNFRFPYPDESFNFVFLTSVFTHMMPSEVSHYFNEISRVMKPGGTCFASFFLLNDESEALLKQQPTHMNFPIDKGFYRLHSSRVNTANIAFKEEWVKDEMKKSGLVMNSIHYGGWCPRKEFLDYQDIIICSKSMNAPE
- a CDS encoding ATP-binding protein is translated as MTLLPYSEEQILDRLRFENPWWITGQVEEYYTSMQRRLYFDLFKPLVLETEIRRAIVLMGPRRVGKTVMLYHTIQGLLDKDFDPLKIVLISIETPIYNNISLEQLFTYCRKATKQENPKGWYVFFDEIQYLKDWEIHLKSLVDSFPNTRFVVSGSAAAALKLKSIESGAGRFTDFMLPPLTFNEFLHLKKLDRLITESKIDWQGSITKFYSTNNITELNKYFLDYINFGGYPEVIFSEKIQSNPGRYIRSDIIDKVLLRDLPSLYGIRDVQELNSLFTAIAYNSAGEVSLEELSKNSGVQKNTIKRYIEYLEAAFLIKVVHKISNKPKRFQRATQFKIYLTNPSLRSALFAPMQSMDPFIGNMVETAIYSQWLHREWFTPYYARWPKGEVDMVKLDEKKFTPQWAVEIKWSNHYYEKPGDLKALIRFLKENELQTALVTTIDKEGTKEIENIKISFVPAAVYAYSVGINTILQKQKRNL